The following are encoded together in the Salinibacterium sp. UTAS2018 genome:
- a CDS encoding homoserine O-acetyltransferase: MDWQTPEDTVPSAFITDANVRSLLGKPPATGAWREGDPAGHRQFVTVTDLSLEFSGKLPSARIAYETHGTLNDDASNAILIAHALTGDSHIIGAPGAGHATGGWWNDLVGPGKAIDTDRWFVVAPNILGGCQGSTGPASHAPDGAEFGARFPFVTIRDQVTAQVALSDALGIDRWAAVIGGSMGGMHALEWAVGHPERLAKVAILAAPPVSTADQIAHNSVQVESIRTDPAFADGAYYDSADGDGPHRGLALARRLALINYRSSDELNDRFERTWQSEVSPWGKGGRYAVESYLDFHGNKFARRFDANSYITLVEAMSSHDIARGRGTVQQALARVTMPALVLGIDSDRLFPVSGQEIIAEYVPGNLDGNVPHVIHSPFGHDGFLIEDELMSAQLTRLLDL, from the coding sequence ATGGACTGGCAGACACCTGAAGACACTGTTCCTTCGGCATTCATCACTGACGCAAACGTGCGTTCGCTCCTCGGCAAGCCTCCGGCAACCGGTGCGTGGAGAGAAGGAGACCCCGCCGGGCACCGTCAGTTCGTCACCGTCACCGACCTGTCGCTCGAGTTCAGCGGAAAGCTGCCCTCGGCGCGTATCGCGTACGAAACCCACGGCACGCTCAACGATGATGCCTCGAACGCCATTCTTATTGCCCACGCCCTTACCGGCGACAGCCACATCATCGGAGCTCCCGGGGCCGGTCACGCTACGGGCGGATGGTGGAACGATCTCGTGGGGCCCGGTAAAGCTATCGACACCGATCGCTGGTTCGTCGTTGCCCCCAATATCTTGGGCGGCTGCCAAGGCAGCACTGGCCCCGCATCTCACGCCCCCGACGGAGCCGAATTCGGCGCCCGCTTTCCGTTCGTCACCATCCGCGACCAAGTCACCGCACAGGTCGCACTGAGCGACGCACTCGGCATTGACCGTTGGGCCGCAGTGATCGGCGGCTCGATGGGCGGCATGCACGCCCTCGAGTGGGCGGTCGGGCATCCGGAGCGTCTCGCCAAAGTGGCCATCTTGGCCGCACCGCCCGTGTCCACCGCCGACCAGATCGCACACAACTCGGTGCAGGTCGAGTCCATTCGCACCGACCCCGCCTTCGCCGACGGTGCCTACTACGACTCAGCGGATGGCGATGGTCCCCACCGCGGCTTGGCCCTCGCGCGCCGTCTGGCCCTCATCAATTACCGCTCCTCCGACGAGCTCAACGACCGCTTCGAGCGCACGTGGCAGAGCGAAGTCAGCCCCTGGGGCAAGGGCGGCCGCTACGCGGTTGAGAGCTACCTCGATTTTCACGGCAACAAGTTCGCCCGCCGTTTTGATGCCAACAGCTACATCACGCTCGTTGAGGCGATGAGTTCTCATGACATTGCGCGCGGCCGGGGAACAGTTCAGCAAGCGCTCGCCCGAGTAACGATGCCCGCGCTTGTACTCGGCATCGACAGCGACCGACTCTTCCCGGTGTCAGGCCAAGAGATCATTGCCGAGTACGTGCCCGGCAATCTCGACGGCAACGTTCCCCACGTCATCCACTCGCCGTTCGGCCACGATGGGTTTCTCATCGAAGACGAGCTGATGAGTGCACAATTGACGCGTTTGCTCGATCTCTAA
- a CDS encoding glycosyltransferase 87 family protein: MLTRHSVSAIGLWLLFIAAHLVLGLLNLHGPGNPFGDVTIVYAGWAQQAYASGIVAGVDIPWVYPLLAIVPILASVTFGVELIGATWLTLVMLLNLVALGFITHWGRSHSGVNIGWWWLAFIVALGPIALGRIDAITVSITLVGVRLLSTHPRVAGVVLACATWVKVWPAALVLAAFIAVRERWAIAIAAAATTATVVVFALLAGSGGNVFSFVTEQTGRGIQVESPVAGFWLWQIVAGAPDSFVYYDSTILTFQVAGPGVDAVAAFMTPLLAVVVLAIAALGIRAARAALHAGISATRVLAPLSLALVLALIVANKVGSPQFVSWLAVPVVLGLLNSALNSGSSAHVRDDRRSHTSFLLPATLSIAIAVLTQLVYPYFYYRLLVADPLLVAIVSARNLLLLALLVWAIVELVRLGRPVSSLQPPASFSERLTAKEPA; encoded by the coding sequence GTGCTGACCCGTCACTCCGTCAGCGCCATCGGGCTCTGGCTGCTCTTCATTGCTGCCCACCTCGTTCTCGGCCTACTCAACCTCCACGGCCCGGGCAATCCCTTTGGCGATGTGACGATCGTTTACGCCGGCTGGGCTCAGCAAGCGTATGCCTCGGGCATCGTGGCTGGCGTTGACATTCCGTGGGTGTATCCGCTGCTCGCCATCGTGCCCATTCTGGCGTCCGTGACCTTCGGTGTTGAATTGATCGGGGCAACGTGGCTCACGCTTGTCATGCTGCTCAACCTCGTGGCGCTCGGCTTCATCACCCACTGGGGGCGCTCTCATTCGGGAGTGAATATCGGATGGTGGTGGCTAGCCTTCATCGTCGCCCTTGGCCCGATTGCGTTGGGCCGTATCGATGCCATCACCGTGTCCATCACTCTGGTGGGGGTGCGCTTGCTGAGCACGCACCCTCGCGTCGCCGGAGTAGTTTTAGCCTGCGCCACGTGGGTGAAGGTGTGGCCTGCGGCCCTTGTCTTAGCTGCATTCATCGCGGTGCGTGAGCGGTGGGCGATCGCGATTGCTGCGGCGGCCACCACCGCGACGGTTGTCGTGTTTGCCTTACTGGCGGGATCAGGCGGCAACGTGTTTAGCTTCGTGACGGAACAAACCGGCCGTGGCATCCAAGTTGAATCGCCGGTCGCTGGTTTCTGGCTCTGGCAGATTGTGGCGGGAGCGCCCGATTCGTTCGTTTACTACGACTCCACGATTCTGACCTTCCAAGTGGCCGGGCCGGGAGTGGATGCCGTAGCCGCGTTCATGACACCGCTACTGGCCGTCGTGGTGCTCGCGATAGCTGCGCTCGGAATCCGTGCTGCCCGAGCCGCACTGCACGCCGGGATCAGCGCAACACGGGTGCTCGCACCCCTCAGCCTCGCGCTGGTTCTCGCGCTCATCGTCGCGAACAAGGTCGGCTCGCCACAGTTCGTGTCTTGGCTGGCGGTGCCAGTCGTGCTGGGGCTTCTGAATTCCGCACTGAATTCCGGTTCTAGCGCGCACGTGCGTGACGACAGACGCTCCCACACGAGCTTTTTGCTGCCCGCCACGCTGAGTATCGCCATCGCCGTGCTCACGCAGCTCGTGTACCCATACTTCTACTACCGTCTGTTGGTCGCTGATCCGCTGTTGGTAGCGATCGTGAGCGCGCGCAATCTATTGCTGCTGGCCCTGTTGGTCTGGGCAATAGTAGAGCTCGTGAGGCTTGGCCGCCCAGTGTCGAGCCTTCAACCACCTGCATCATTCTCAGAACGCCTTACGGCAAAGGAGCCAGCATGA
- a CDS encoding sensor histidine kinase: MDLTAKERDRLLQRTARVATLSFLTVSAICLSIPGAVSTLTLFMCLPLYAVMAVLHFKMGNSRSLGWVIPPFIAGSIVILLVAGTPGGPSQAGLSAIAQLSSASLACLAIVLTTTLVRRIVLLISFVTISSVTVLSLAPFQPPVRTLALLVFGWVLAALIGFWISSGVPQAVRRIASIGRAHRAERQASETEAQRRQGARLLHDTVLATLTLLAHSGIGVSAEAMRQQSGDDARLLRQLRLGATPTPQASGDYNLSGPVSETVLGTTLESVKQRFGRMGLEVSWHGTGQVLLPSDVLDAFLLALAECLENVRRHSGVTEAHVTITEDDTTVRAMITDSGVGFILDDVDSASLGFKESVVARLKEVGGQARLFSTPGSGTTVVLEVPR, encoded by the coding sequence ATGGACCTCACTGCAAAAGAACGGGATCGCCTACTGCAGCGCACAGCGCGCGTAGCGACCCTCAGTTTTTTGACCGTATCGGCCATCTGCCTGAGCATTCCCGGCGCAGTGTCAACCCTGACTCTCTTCATGTGCCTGCCGCTCTATGCGGTGATGGCTGTTCTTCACTTCAAAATGGGCAATAGTCGCTCGCTCGGGTGGGTCATCCCGCCCTTCATCGCCGGCAGCATCGTGATTCTTCTCGTGGCTGGCACCCCAGGAGGCCCCAGCCAAGCAGGCCTCTCCGCGATCGCTCAATTGTCATCCGCTTCACTGGCGTGCCTAGCAATCGTGCTGACGACCACGCTGGTGCGGCGCATCGTGCTGCTGATTAGTTTCGTCACGATCTCTAGCGTCACCGTTCTCTCGCTGGCGCCATTCCAACCGCCGGTTCGCACTCTCGCGCTTCTGGTTTTCGGCTGGGTTCTCGCGGCCCTCATCGGATTCTGGATCAGTTCGGGAGTTCCGCAGGCCGTTCGCCGTATCGCCAGCATCGGTCGCGCGCATCGCGCGGAACGACAGGCGAGCGAAACAGAAGCACAGCGCCGCCAAGGTGCTCGGCTTTTGCACGACACTGTCTTAGCTACTCTCACCCTGCTCGCTCACTCAGGAATCGGCGTCTCGGCCGAAGCGATGCGCCAGCAGTCCGGAGACGACGCGCGATTGCTGCGCCAATTGCGCCTCGGAGCAACTCCCACCCCGCAAGCTTCTGGTGACTACAACCTCAGCGGCCCTGTTAGCGAAACAGTTCTCGGCACCACGCTGGAGTCAGTGAAACAGCGATTCGGCCGGATGGGGCTCGAGGTCAGTTGGCACGGCACCGGTCAGGTGCTCCTCCCCAGCGACGTTCTCGACGCTTTCTTGCTCGCCCTCGCCGAGTGCCTCGAGAACGTGCGCCGACACTCCGGGGTCACGGAAGCGCACGTGACGATCACCGAAGACGACACCACTGTTCGCGCGATGATCACTGACTCTGGAGTCGGCTTCATCCTCGACGATGTCGATTCAGCCAGCCTCGGTTTCAAAGAATCAGTAGTCGCCCGGTTGAAAGAAGTCGGCGGTCAAGCGCGATTGTTCTCGACCCCGGGCTCAGGAACCACTGTGGTCTTGGAGGTACCTCGATGA
- a CDS encoding bifunctional o-acetylhomoserine/o-acetylserine sulfhydrylase produces the protein MSDWNFETKQIHSGAQPDPTTNSRATPIYKTTAYVFNDADHAKNLFALAEFGNIYTRIQNPTQDVVEQRVAALEGGTAALLLASGQSATTFAVLNIAQVGDHIVSSSSVYGGTYNLFKYTLAKLGIETTFVENQDDAAEWAAAIRPNTKLLFAETIGNPRINVLDIELVANVAHAAGVPLIVDNTIATPYLIRPLEHGADIIVHSATKFLGGHGTVLGGVIVDGGKFEWSKNVDKFPGLTEPDPSYHGASYTGVLGDGIAYIIKARVQLLRDLGAAISPDSAFSLIQGIETLSLRIERHVQNAQAIAEWLDAHEDVDTVFYAGLPSSPWYATANKYAPQGVGGVLSFELKGGVDAGRSFVNGVSLFSHVANIGDVRSLIIHPASTTHSQLSPEQQLTAGVTPGLVRLSVGLENIEDIKADLQSGFDAARAKTEELRASA, from the coding sequence GTGAGCGACTGGAACTTTGAAACCAAGCAGATCCACTCGGGCGCGCAGCCTGATCCCACGACCAACTCGCGGGCCACCCCGATCTACAAGACCACCGCGTACGTCTTCAACGACGCAGATCACGCCAAGAATCTCTTTGCGCTCGCCGAGTTCGGCAACATTTACACCCGTATCCAGAACCCCACCCAGGATGTCGTCGAGCAGCGCGTTGCTGCTCTCGAAGGCGGAACCGCGGCACTGCTGCTCGCCTCGGGCCAGTCGGCCACCACGTTCGCCGTTCTCAATATTGCCCAGGTCGGCGACCACATCGTCTCGTCGTCGTCTGTCTACGGCGGAACCTACAACCTCTTCAAGTACACCCTCGCGAAGCTCGGCATCGAGACCACGTTCGTCGAGAATCAGGATGACGCTGCCGAGTGGGCCGCCGCCATCCGCCCCAACACCAAGCTCCTCTTTGCGGAAACCATCGGTAACCCGCGCATCAACGTGCTCGACATCGAACTCGTGGCCAACGTTGCCCACGCCGCCGGCGTTCCGTTGATCGTCGACAACACCATCGCCACCCCGTACCTCATTCGCCCGCTCGAGCACGGCGCCGACATCATCGTGCACTCGGCGACGAAGTTCCTCGGCGGTCACGGCACCGTTCTCGGCGGCGTCATCGTGGATGGTGGCAAGTTCGAGTGGTCAAAGAACGTCGACAAGTTCCCCGGCCTCACTGAGCCCGACCCCTCGTACCATGGCGCGAGCTACACGGGAGTGCTCGGCGACGGCATCGCGTACATCATCAAGGCGCGCGTGCAGCTGCTGCGCGACCTCGGTGCCGCTATCTCCCCCGACAGCGCGTTCTCGCTCATCCAGGGCATCGAAACCCTCAGCCTGCGTATTGAACGTCACGTTCAGAACGCTCAGGCGATCGCTGAATGGCTCGACGCTCACGAGGATGTCGACACCGTGTTCTACGCGGGCCTCCCGTCGAGCCCCTGGTATGCAACCGCCAACAAATACGCTCCCCAGGGTGTCGGCGGAGTTCTCTCCTTCGAACTCAAGGGCGGCGTTGACGCCGGCCGCTCGTTTGTGAATGGCGTTTCGCTGTTCAGCCACGTTGCCAATATTGGTGATGTTCGCAGCCTCATCATTCACCCGGCCTCCACCACCCATTCACAGCTCTCCCCCGAGCAGCAGTTGACCGCCGGAGTCACACCCGGACTGGTGCGTCTCTCGGTAGGCCTCGAAAACATCGAGGACATCAAGGCCGACCTTCAGTCCGGCTTCGATGCTGCCCGCGCGAAGACGGAAGAGCTCCGCGCGAGCGCTTAG
- a CDS encoding response regulator transcription factor: MTESTPRIRLAIVDDHRMLLGALTEWIRKAAEDIDMVVAVPTWPELTIHPEFPVDVVLLDLDLKDNIPVSLKINTLKSMNVRVVLMSTYSEPNVVREALAAGALGYLVKSEDADMIVEAIRAASKGESFISAELDLAINADEIGGAPKLSAQERRVMALYGGGEPVKSVAYQLSISEETAKSYLKRIREKYRVAGFDVGTKVALRKRALEDGILIETDTMHHL; encoded by the coding sequence GTGACTGAATCAACACCGCGCATCCGGCTCGCAATCGTCGACGATCACCGAATGTTGCTCGGCGCTCTCACCGAGTGGATCCGCAAAGCAGCCGAAGACATCGACATGGTCGTTGCCGTTCCCACCTGGCCCGAGCTCACGATTCACCCCGAGTTCCCCGTTGACGTCGTACTGCTCGACCTCGACCTCAAAGACAACATTCCGGTCTCGCTCAAGATCAACACTCTCAAGTCGATGAACGTTCGCGTCGTTCTCATGAGCACCTACTCCGAACCGAACGTGGTTCGCGAAGCTCTCGCTGCTGGCGCGCTCGGTTACCTTGTAAAGAGCGAAGACGCCGACATGATCGTTGAAGCGATCCGTGCGGCTTCCAAGGGCGAATCGTTCATCTCTGCAGAACTCGACTTGGCGATCAACGCCGACGAGATCGGTGGCGCCCCCAAGCTCAGCGCTCAAGAACGTCGCGTAATGGCGCTCTACGGCGGCGGCGAGCCCGTCAAGTCCGTGGCCTACCAACTCAGCATTTCTGAAGAGACTGCCAAGAGCTACCTCAAGCGCATTCGCGAAAAGTACCGCGTCGCAGGCTTCGATGTCGGAACCAAGGTTGCCCTGCGCAAGCGGGCACTCGAAGACGGCATTCTTATCGAGACCGACACAATGCACCACCTCTAA
- a CDS encoding ADP/ATP-dependent (S)-NAD(P)H-hydrate dehydratase, translated as MEAESMWSAADAARHIALPRDSDDKYSRGVLGVITGSALYPGAAVLGVEAAARTGVGMVRYLGAQRAQDLILQRRPEAVMGDGRVQAWLIGSGMDHAAREPAADRHIAAALGQHVPLVLDGGALDVVHRATTPTVITPHYRELGRLLGERKEAIAEAPRDWAESAATQLGCTVLLKGHTTYVSDGTSTAAIAAAPAWLATAGAGDALGGILGALVATHSDEVLADPSLLVGLAATASYVHGRAATLASDGGPLTILDLCASVSRVIAELVETSADAAAADSRPQC; from the coding sequence ATGGAAGCTGAGTCGATGTGGAGTGCTGCTGACGCGGCACGCCACATCGCTCTGCCCCGGGATAGCGACGACAAGTACAGCCGGGGCGTTCTCGGCGTGATCACCGGTTCGGCCCTGTACCCGGGCGCCGCGGTGCTGGGAGTCGAGGCGGCCGCGCGCACCGGCGTGGGCATGGTGCGCTACCTCGGAGCGCAGCGCGCCCAGGACCTCATTCTGCAGCGCCGCCCCGAGGCCGTGATGGGCGATGGTCGGGTGCAAGCGTGGCTCATCGGTTCGGGGATGGATCATGCCGCACGAGAACCCGCTGCCGATCGCCACATTGCGGCCGCACTCGGACAGCACGTGCCGCTCGTCCTCGACGGGGGAGCCCTCGACGTAGTTCACCGCGCGACCACCCCGACCGTGATCACGCCGCACTACCGCGAACTCGGGCGACTGCTCGGCGAGCGAAAAGAAGCTATTGCGGAGGCTCCGCGTGACTGGGCGGAATCCGCCGCCACCCAACTCGGCTGCACCGTGCTGCTGAAGGGTCACACGACGTACGTGTCTGACGGCACATCGACGGCGGCGATCGCGGCTGCTCCCGCGTGGCTGGCTACCGCTGGCGCTGGAGACGCCCTCGGCGGCATCCTGGGCGCCCTCGTCGCTACCCACAGTGACGAAGTACTCGCCGACCCGAGCCTGCTGGTCGGCCTCGCCGCTACGGCGTCGTACGTGCACGGGCGCGCAGCTACTCTCGCGAGCGATGGCGGCCCCCTCACCATTCTTGATCTCTGCGCCAGTGTCTCGCGGGTCATCGCTGAACTTGTCGAGACCTCAGCGGACGCCGCAGCGGCTGACTCCCGACCGCAGTGCTGA
- a CDS encoding MFS transporter: MSFLRGKSGAITMGLIGYLFFVELVSGIIQGYYIPLIPDLVEHLGIRDADFNWFEAAQLLLSAIVVPILAKLGDMHGHKRILLISTVLTAGATWWLAFTGDFTSFLIAWALQGFYVVWLPLEVALIFDRGRTTGMGASQTRRAAGFLVVALEAGAIMGALGGGRIFKAFGENVQQTLMIPAIAVTIVFFVILFGVPESKPLPGRTLDFWGFVLLTIGLLLITSGLTFLRINGPGAWWVYLVMLAGVATFIPWGRYELRQKDPAIDLRMLRDPSMWPIQLTAGLVGISLLGAQAPLATFAGTDPINGYGLGMESDEISYIIGAYLVSMIVGALLFPILSKWKSPRVALIVATFLVATGYLMFLPFHTTVLSVFLNMSIAGLGSGALVGALPAAAAAAAPRGQTGIATALTNTTKTIGGSFASAIFAIVLLAGAASAVTETASSLFGYLTVFTICGAGALVAAVLLFLVPKLAFADVVDDFEELEPTETSNETPVAD, encoded by the coding sequence ATGTCATTCCTGCGCGGAAAATCCGGGGCCATCACGATGGGCCTCATCGGCTACCTCTTTTTCGTCGAGCTGGTGAGCGGAATCATTCAGGGGTATTACATCCCCCTGATCCCCGACCTCGTTGAGCATCTAGGCATCCGCGATGCTGACTTCAACTGGTTCGAGGCCGCCCAGCTGCTCCTGAGCGCGATCGTGGTGCCGATTCTCGCGAAGCTCGGCGACATGCACGGCCACAAGCGCATCCTGCTGATTTCGACCGTTCTCACCGCCGGCGCAACCTGGTGGCTCGCCTTCACGGGCGACTTCACGAGCTTCTTAATTGCGTGGGCCCTGCAGGGGTTCTACGTGGTGTGGCTTCCCCTAGAAGTCGCGCTGATCTTCGACCGCGGACGCACGACCGGCATGGGCGCTTCACAAACCCGCCGTGCCGCCGGCTTCCTCGTTGTCGCCCTCGAAGCCGGTGCCATCATGGGCGCCCTCGGTGGTGGCCGCATCTTCAAAGCGTTCGGCGAAAACGTGCAGCAGACGCTCATGATCCCCGCCATCGCGGTCACGATCGTCTTCTTCGTGATCCTGTTCGGCGTGCCCGAATCGAAACCGCTGCCCGGCCGCACCCTCGATTTCTGGGGCTTCGTGCTCCTCACGATCGGCCTGTTGCTCATTACCTCGGGCCTCACGTTCTTGCGCATCAACGGCCCCGGTGCCTGGTGGGTCTACCTCGTCATGCTCGCCGGTGTCGCGACGTTCATCCCGTGGGGTCGTTACGAGCTGCGCCAGAAAGACCCTGCGATCGATCTTCGGATGTTGCGCGACCCGAGCATGTGGCCCATCCAGCTCACGGCGGGCCTCGTCGGTATTAGCTTGCTCGGCGCCCAAGCACCGCTCGCGACCTTTGCCGGCACCGACCCCATCAACGGTTACGGCCTCGGAATGGAATCGGATGAGATTTCGTACATCATCGGCGCCTACCTCGTCTCGATGATCGTGGGAGCGCTGCTGTTCCCGATTCTGTCGAAGTGGAAGAGCCCGCGCGTCGCGCTCATCGTGGCCACGTTCTTGGTCGCCACTGGCTACCTGATGTTCTTGCCGTTCCACACCACGGTGTTGAGCGTCTTTCTCAACATGAGCATCGCGGGCCTTGGCTCGGGTGCTCTCGTTGGTGCGCTCCCCGCCGCTGCGGCTGCGGCCGCTCCGCGCGGCCAGACCGGCATCGCCACGGCGCTGACCAACACCACGAAGACGATCGGTGGCTCGTTCGCCTCGGCAATCTTCGCCATCGTGCTGCTCGCCGGTGCCGCCTCCGCGGTCACCGAAACCGCGTCAAGCTTGTTCGGCTACCTGACGGTGTTCACGATCTGCGGTGCTGGCGCTCTCGTCGCGGCCGTGCTGTTGTTCTTGGTACCCAAGCTCGCGTTTGCGGATGTCGTTGACGACTTCGAGGAACTCGAACCGACCGAAACGAGCAACGAAACTCCCGTCGCCGACTAG
- a CDS encoding MTH1187 family thiamine-binding protein — protein sequence MIVAFSIAPSGSSDGTDSVHNAVAAAVKVVRDSGLPNQTDSMFTTIEGDWDEVFAVVKAATEAVGQFGSRVSLVLKADIRSGHTGEMTGKVERLEQAIIRAES from the coding sequence ATGATCGTCGCATTCTCAATCGCACCCAGTGGCAGTTCCGATGGAACTGATTCCGTCCACAATGCGGTCGCTGCCGCAGTCAAGGTTGTGCGGGACTCGGGGTTGCCCAACCAGACCGATTCGATGTTCACGACAATCGAGGGTGATTGGGATGAAGTCTTTGCAGTCGTCAAAGCAGCGACGGAAGCGGTCGGCCAGTTCGGGTCGCGCGTGTCGCTCGTGCTGAAGGCTGACATTCGCTCCGGTCATACCGGCGAGATGACGGGTAAAGTCGAGCGCCTAGAGCAGGCGATCATTCGTGCCGAGAGTTAG
- a CDS encoding SDR family oxidoreductase, which produces MVNRRVVVTGASSGIGEATARRFAKHGWQVVAVARRADRLAALAADTGIETFVADVTKQDDVEALAAFLRELGPIHALVNNAGGALGVASVEDSDADDWIRMFDVNVVGTKRVTSALLPLLREAIVEGDAASILMVTSIAATVPYEGGSGYNAAKFAQHALTAVLRLELAGEPIRVIEVAPGMVKTEEFALVRFGGDAAKADTVYDNVPDPLVADDIAETIVHAIELPPFVNLDLITIKPVAQAAPHKMIRGELKPR; this is translated from the coding sequence ATGGTGAATCGGCGAGTAGTAGTGACAGGGGCAAGTTCGGGCATTGGCGAGGCGACCGCGCGTCGGTTCGCTAAACACGGCTGGCAGGTGGTCGCTGTCGCGCGTCGCGCAGACCGACTTGCTGCGCTCGCGGCCGATACCGGCATCGAGACATTCGTAGCTGACGTGACGAAACAGGATGATGTAGAGGCGCTCGCCGCCTTCCTGCGTGAGCTTGGCCCCATCCACGCTCTGGTCAACAATGCGGGTGGTGCGCTCGGCGTTGCCAGTGTTGAAGACAGCGATGCGGATGACTGGATTCGGATGTTCGATGTCAACGTCGTGGGCACCAAGCGAGTAACGAGCGCGCTCTTGCCGTTGCTCCGCGAAGCGATCGTGGAGGGCGATGCGGCCAGTATCCTCATGGTCACCTCGATTGCGGCGACCGTGCCGTATGAAGGTGGCAGCGGCTACAACGCCGCGAAGTTTGCCCAGCATGCGCTCACGGCTGTGCTTCGGCTTGAGCTTGCGGGGGAGCCGATTCGGGTAATCGAGGTCGCTCCCGGCATGGTGAAGACCGAAGAATTTGCGCTCGTTCGTTTTGGCGGCGATGCTGCGAAGGCAGACACGGTGTACGACAACGTTCCCGACCCGCTCGTCGCTGACGACATCGCCGAAACGATCGTGCACGCGATTGAGTTGCCGCCGTTTGTGAACCTTGACCTCATTACGATCAAGCCCGTGGCTCAGGCTGCGCCGCACAAGATGATCAGAGGCGAACTCAAGCCGCGCTAG
- a CDS encoding acyltransferase family protein: protein MTGASLTTPQPSRTAKVRLPHWDNARFLAVTLVVIGHGIQRMTYDSDNALALYLFIYAFHMPAFAIISGYFSKPGAPTALQMRRVITDIILPYFIMETIWTFVKFLVEGETDLNPSKPSWTLWFLLALGIFRLILPYLSQVRWPLLWAVVASIGVGYLDNVDSTFSLSRAIGILPFFVLGWKLREWGLMDRWNVAKRLVLIRTLAVAIFVGFMAVLILNIELWRTIDLRFWFFYDASYHGLGEDQWWAGGVRLGLIVLAVILSAAFFALVPRRHTWVSDAGQATMYVYLLHSFILYPLRESGLLLDDRASAMWLVSMVLASIGIALALSTPIVKKIFRPIIEPKPHWIFIPLPKETNLSTPKR from the coding sequence ATGACCGGAGCTTCTCTCACCACCCCGCAGCCCTCCCGCACCGCCAAGGTGCGCCTGCCGCACTGGGATAACGCCCGCTTTCTTGCGGTCACCCTGGTCGTGATCGGGCACGGCATCCAGCGGATGACCTACGACTCCGACAACGCGCTCGCGCTCTACCTTTTTATCTACGCGTTCCACATGCCCGCGTTCGCGATCATTAGCGGCTACTTTTCAAAGCCGGGAGCCCCCACTGCGCTTCAGATGCGCCGGGTCATCACCGACATCATCCTGCCGTACTTCATCATGGAGACCATCTGGACCTTCGTGAAGTTTCTGGTCGAAGGCGAAACCGATCTCAACCCGTCGAAGCCGAGTTGGACTCTCTGGTTCTTGCTCGCCCTCGGCATCTTCCGCCTCATCTTGCCGTATCTCTCGCAAGTGCGGTGGCCGCTGCTCTGGGCCGTCGTCGCCTCCATCGGTGTCGGGTATCTCGACAACGTCGACAGCACGTTCTCGCTTTCGCGCGCCATCGGCATCTTGCCCTTTTTCGTTCTTGGCTGGAAACTGCGCGAATGGGGGCTCATGGACCGCTGGAACGTGGCCAAGCGACTCGTGCTGATTCGCACTCTTGCCGTAGCCATCTTTGTGGGCTTCATGGCAGTGCTGATCCTCAACATCGAGCTCTGGCGCACGATCGACCTCCGTTTCTGGTTCTTCTACGATGCCTCCTACCACGGCCTTGGCGAAGACCAATGGTGGGCCGGCGGGGTGCGACTCGGCCTCATCGTGCTCGCGGTCATTCTCAGCGCCGCCTTCTTCGCGCTTGTTCCGCGCCGTCACACGTGGGTATCGGATGCTGGCCAGGCCACGATGTACGTCTACCTCCTGCACAGCTTCATCCTCTATCCCCTCCGAGAGAGCGGGCTGCTGCTGGATGACCGGGCTTCGGCCATGTGGCTCGTGAGCATGGTGTTGGCGTCCATCGGCATTGCGCTCGCGCTCTCCACCCCGATCGTGAAGAAGATTTTCCGCCCGATCATTGAGCCGAAACCGCACTGGATCTTTATCCCCTTGCCCAAAGAGACGAATCTGTCTACCCCGAAGCGTTGA